The Petroclostridium xylanilyticum region GCAACTGAGTCAAAAAATTGCTTTACTTCTCCATCGTCTATATCTTCCAGAGGTGAAATAACCCTGTCTGTTTGCCAGCCTATCGTACTCATGGCTTTGTTAATATTTTCTTCACCGTAGATATTTTTGAAAGTTTTTATCCATAGTGATACCACCGTGCCTTTCATGCGCTAACCCCCTTGTCTAATTTAGAATACATTAATTTAGAGTACATTTTACATCATTTGTTTAATTATTACAACAAATTTTATTGATGAAATCACTGAAAAAGTGCCTATTTTTTCAGCAGTTTGCTGCCGTCCCCATGTCGCAAAAAAACAGCGGAAGCTATTGCCCCGCTATTTTCTGTCAGCTAATGCTTTTGCAAACGCTACGCCGTAATCGTATATTTTCTTTAGCTCTTCTTGTGAAGGGACAAAATTGGCTTTTTGTCCTTCACCGAATAAATCCAGTTTCAGGCTTTTTACTCTTTCTTCCATCATCTTGACGGATTCGCCGCTCCAGCCGTAGGAACCGAATACACCGCAGAGCTTACCTTTGTTGGTAATCGCATCTACAACTGATAAGACATCCCAGATAGGTTTTACGGCATCCCTGTTGATGGTAGGTGAACCGAATAACAGCGCATCGGCTTTGTCAATTTTTTCTTTTATTTCTATTAAATCGTTATATATGATATTGATTACTTCTACTTCAAAGTCCCCTGTTTCTTTAATGGCTTTTTCCAATTCTTCTGCCATCCTTCGAGTGCAGCCGTAAGCAGAAATGTATGCAATTAAAACCTTCTTCGGACTGTTTTTCTCTAAAATGTCGCTGCTCCACTCCCTGTAGAGCTGCATCGCATTCTCTATCCCTTCCGTCAGAATCGGGCCATGGCTCGGGCATACAACATCCAGTTTTAGATTTTGTATCTTTTCCAGGCCTTTTAAAACATGTTCCTTAAAAGGACTGAATATGACATCGTAGTAGTATTTAAAAGCATCCTTAAAATTCTTACGGTATATAATCTTACCGTCAAACATTCTGGGCTCACAGAAGTGGCATCCTAAAAAGTCGCATGGGAACAGGGCGCTGTCTTCTTCAACATAGGTGAACATTGAATCGGGCCAGTGAAGAAAAGGAGCGATAATAAACTTTAGTGTCTTCCCCCCGAGGTCTATGGCATCTCCATCTTTAACCACCTGGAAGTCAAATTCCTGGTTAACAATAGCACCTATATACTTGTTCCCCGCCATAGAGGTAACTACCTTTATTTTTGGATTTTCTCTTAATAAATATTTTAATGCTCCTGAATGGTCCGGTTCAGTGTGATTAAGTATAATATAATCGATTTCGTTGATATTGATAATACTCTTAATATTATCTATATACTCATCAAAAAATTGGGTATGTACCGCTTCAATCAGGGCTGCTTTTTCTCCTTTTACCAGATAAGCATTATAGGATGTCCCGTATTCGGTCTTCATGATGATGTCGAATATTCTTAAGTTGGGATTTAATACACCTACAGAGTAAATCCCATTTTTTATCTCGAATGCTGGCATGTGTGTCTCCTTTCATATTTTTTCAAATGCATCCTTGCCCAGTCCGCACATTGGGCATACCCAATCATCCGGAATGTCCTCAAAGGGTGTTCCCGGTGCTATACCTCCGTCAGGATCTCCTACTTCCGGGTCATAAACATAACCACAAGCTGTGCATTCATATTTGTCCATGATTATTCTCCTCTCTTAATTGATTGATATTTTAAATATACCCTTTATAAGGTTAGTATAACCATTTTTTTGAATTCTGAATATAATTAAGATTGCTTGCTTATTTCTTCAAGTATCCCTTTAAAGTATTTTGCATGTTCTTTTTCTTCTTCAATCAAAATGGCCAGTACATTTTTAACTTCTTGATATTTGGCTCCTTCGTACATTTGGGTATAGAGTGCTGCGGTTGTTTCTTCGGCTTGCACCGCATCAGCTACAGCAGTTTTCAAGTCTTTAAAGGCGTCATCAGTTTTGGGCTTTTTACTGAATACCTGATTTTCTACCATTGATTTTAGATATGCTGCTACATCAGGCTCAAATAAGTATTCATCATTAAAACCATTTTTCTTTTCTAAAAACTCATTGTAAAGTCGGGTAAATTTCTCTTTGTGTGCCATTTCTTGTCCGGCTGCATGTAATAAAAAGTCTCTTAGTTTGCCGCTGGTATATTTAGCACCACTGGTATAGAAATTCATCCCCTCTTCTTCCATGGATATTGCTATCTTTATTATTTCCAAATCATTAAAATTACCATATATCATTATAGAGAACACCTCCATTGTTATTAGTTCGGAATTTGGAGCTCTGAGAATTGTCGTGCTGTAACCTGGCGAACTCGAATTGCCAAACTTTGCACTATTAATAATATACCACAGAATTGTTGTTAAAAACAGATTTTTTTACATTTAATTTAAATAAACAAAAAGATTGAGACTAAGGTTTATCTGCAATTAAAATTAAAATTTAAGTCTTAATCTCAACCTTAATCTCAATCTCATTATTGACCTTGCTTACCTTCTTTATCTGTTTTGTCTTTTGCATCTGCTTTATCTGCCTTATCATCCTTTACTTCCTTGTTTTCTTGTGCAATTAAATCCGGTTTTGCTTTAAAAGGCTTACTGATATCAAGATGTCCTTTAAATTCCGGTACTTTTTTACCATCTACCGTGAACTGTACCTGGTCAATGCCGCTTATTGCTGTAAGAGTATTAACGATGGAGTAAATCGTTAGTGTCTCTCCTGTTGAGCCCCCTGGATGTTTTTCAACAAACTCTTTTGAAAGGTCTACCATTGCCGTATTCTTTTCAACTTTTACTGATGGTATCTTTACACCTTTAGGGAAAGGACTGGTAAGATTTCCGCTAATTGGCCCTTTGAATAGTTCGGCCATAACTACCTTAGCTGTTTCATTTATATCCTTTACACTGCTTTTCGCTACAAATCTTTTTTCTGCTACCAGTTTCGTAGCCTGTTTATCTGCAAAGTACAGGGTTAGAATTACCTTTTCCCCTTCTTTTTTCAGTTGGTCTTCTGTAATCATAGTACTGCTAGCAGGCTGCACATCTTCTACTGTTGCGTTTTTTGCTGTTTCTTCGGATTTCTTCTTAAGTGATTTGAAAGAACATGCCGACAATGCTCCCACCATCAGTAACATAGCAAGGAGTATGCACATAAATTTCTTCATAGCTCTGAGCCCACCTTTCAAATTTGTTTCTAGCATATTTTATGCCTGGATTAACTGGGATATGACAAGTTTTGATAATTGCCCTCATGACTCACAAAAATTGTTTTTATATCGATAACCAATATTAAATTTACAAATAAATTAATGTAGTTATCGATGAAATTAACCAACTTTAAAATCACAATATTTAGTTTTAAAGTTGGTTAATTATAGTAACAGGATAATAAAAATATACATATATTGTATAAACAAAACATAAAATATTTAATACTTTCTTAACATTTATATGCTATTATGTTTATTTAATACAAAGGAGGTGTTTTTATGGATGAAAAGAAGATAAAGCCTGTTAATATTGCTGACAACAAATCTAAAGATAAAGAAAAGGGAGATCTTGATGATTTCATTTTTTCTCAACAGGAAAATAAGAAGTGCTCAGAGAAATGATAAGATACAGGCAAAGATACAGATAAAGATAAAGATAATTATGATAAGAAGCATGTCTTTATCCATATCTGTATCTTGAAGCATCAGTCTTACTTGGATAACAATTCCATTGCCTTTTCCAACTGTTTGTCTACTTCTATCTCCACATCTTGTACTGCATTATTTAAAGCTATCTGGGTAGTGATATCCAATACACCGTAAGAGAACAATTTCTGTTCTGCCTGGAAGTCTTTTATCGCTTTAAATGTTTTTTCATCCAGAATTTCATCGGGTTCGTCCACGTCATATCCTAATAGTTTAAGTCTTTGCTCAGCGGCTAAAACATCTTTACCTTTATCTCCAAGAGTAGGCTTAACTGTATATGACAGTTTTTCCAGAATATTCGCATCTACCTTTTTCTTTATATTCTTTACTTCTATATCGGGGTGAATTCCATCACCATCAATTGCCCTACCGTTTGGAGTAAGGTATCGTGCAATTGTCATCTTTATAGCACCACCGACACGAAGGGGTAATACTTCCTGCACCGTACCTTTACCAAAGGATTTTACTCCTACGATTTTTCCAGCCTTGGAATCCTGTATTGCACCTGCCAGGATTTCAGATGCACTGGCACTTCCTTCGTTAATGAGTACGACAACCTCATACTTAGTTTTTTGCAAATCAGAATAATATGTTTGTTTTTGGTTATCCTTGTATTCTATGTGTACAATCGCACCTCTATTTGGGACAAAATGCTTTGCAACCTCAACTACCTGCTCTAATGAACCTCCTGGGTTATTTCTTACGTCAATGATCACCTTTTTTATTTTCTGACTATCAAAGACTGTTAAAGCTTTTTGCATATATTCTTCTGTGTTTGCGTTAAAGTCTGAAATTTTTATATATCCTATATTCCCTTGTTTTACCTCAAAGCTAATCGGATTAATCTTTATTAGGTCTCTTACAATGTCAAAATATATTATTTTATCATTCCCTTCCCTTTTTATACCTAATCTTACGGATGTGCCAGGTTCCCCTCTCATTAATGGCACAGCCATCTCTACTTCATATGCTGACACATCAACATCATTTATATAGATGATTTTATCACCGGATTTTAATCCTGCCCTTTGGGCCGGAGTGCTTTCCAGGGTCGTTAAGACGGTAATATTTCCATCCCTCTTTGCTACAGTTATGCCAATTCCTCCAAATTGACCATCTACTGCCGTAGAAAACTGTTCATATTGATCCTGGTAAAAGAATGTGCTGTGTTGGTCTAAGGTACCGAACATTCCTTCAATTGCCTGTTCCAGGAGCTCTGGATTTTTTTCGATAATTTTACGAAGCGCACCTTCAAGTATTTGGGTATCGGTAATCTCACCTTTATACCTTGCCATGATATACTCTTTTACTCTTTGCAGATATTCATAATTAGGATCTGTTTTTGCTTCTTGTGCAAATACCACTCCGGTAAATAATAATATTATTGTTATTGCTAGTGCAATTGACCTTTTAAAATTTTTCATTTTACATTCTCCTTGTATAATAGTATTTGTGCGGGGTGACACGGGGACGGTTCTTTTGTCACCTTGGGACGAGGTG contains the following coding sequences:
- a CDS encoding FprA family A-type flavoprotein, whose protein sequence is MPAFEIKNGIYSVGVLNPNLRIFDIIMKTEYGTSYNAYLVKGEKAALIEAVHTQFFDEYIDNIKSIININEIDYIILNHTEPDHSGALKYLLRENPKIKVVTSMAGNKYIGAIVNQEFDFQVVKDGDAIDLGGKTLKFIIAPFLHWPDSMFTYVEEDSALFPCDFLGCHFCEPRMFDGKIIYRKNFKDAFKYYYDVIFSPFKEHVLKGLEKIQNLKLDVVCPSHGPILTEGIENAMQLYREWSSDILEKNSPKKVLIAYISAYGCTRRMAEELEKAIKETGDFEVEVINIIYNDLIEIKEKIDKADALLFGSPTINRDAVKPIWDVLSVVDAITNKGKLCGVFGSYGWSGESVKMMEERVKSLKLDLFGEGQKANFVPSQEELKKIYDYGVAFAKALADRK
- the rd gene encoding rubredoxin, which translates into the protein MDKYECTACGYVYDPEVGDPDGGIAPGTPFEDIPDDWVCPMCGLGKDAFEKI
- a CDS encoding GerMN domain-containing protein, with the protein product MKKFMCILLAMLLMVGALSACSFKSLKKKSEETAKNATVEDVQPASSTMITEDQLKKEGEKVILTLYFADKQATKLVAEKRFVAKSSVKDINETAKVVMAELFKGPISGNLTSPFPKGVKIPSVKVEKNTAMVDLSKEFVEKHPGGSTGETLTIYSIVNTLTAISGIDQVQFTVDGKKVPEFKGHLDISKPFKAKPDLIAQENKEVKDDKADKADAKDKTDKEGKQGQ
- a CDS encoding S41 family peptidase, encoding MKNFKRSIALAITIILLFTGVVFAQEAKTDPNYEYLQRVKEYIMARYKGEITDTQILEGALRKIIEKNPELLEQAIEGMFGTLDQHSTFFYQDQYEQFSTAVDGQFGGIGITVAKRDGNITVLTTLESTPAQRAGLKSGDKIIYINDVDVSAYEVEMAVPLMRGEPGTSVRLGIKREGNDKIIYFDIVRDLIKINPISFEVKQGNIGYIKISDFNANTEEYMQKALTVFDSQKIKKVIIDVRNNPGGSLEQVVEVAKHFVPNRGAIVHIEYKDNQKQTYYSDLQKTKYEVVVLINEGSASASEILAGAIQDSKAGKIVGVKSFGKGTVQEVLPLRVGGAIKMTIARYLTPNGRAIDGDGIHPDIEVKNIKKKVDANILEKLSYTVKPTLGDKGKDVLAAEQRLKLLGYDVDEPDEILDEKTFKAIKDFQAEQKLFSYGVLDITTQIALNNAVQDVEIEVDKQLEKAMELLSK
- a CDS encoding ferritin family protein, yielding MIYGNFNDLEIIKIAISMEEEGMNFYTSGAKYTSGKLRDFLLHAAGQEMAHKEKFTRLYNEFLEKKNGFNDEYLFEPDVAAYLKSMVENQVFSKKPKTDDAFKDLKTAVADAVQAEETTAALYTQMYEGAKYQEVKNVLAILIEEEKEHAKYFKGILEEISKQS